From a single Tachypleus tridentatus isolate NWPU-2018 chromosome 6, ASM421037v1, whole genome shotgun sequence genomic region:
- the LOC143254448 gene encoding uncharacterized protein LOC143254448, producing the protein MVLRLAKEMFWYSAPATNGKQYKREWLLHSSSRGSVYCFLCKLYAPKFSLRFVERQGFRAIIRMLAECSLAFRGTNEKFGSLKNENILGLSEHISQFDSFL; encoded by the exons ATGGTTCTAAGACTGGCTAAAGAAATGTTCTGGTACTCAGCACCAGCAA ccaatggtaagcaatacaagagagagtggttattgcATTCATCATCAAGAGGGTCAGTTTATTGCTTTTTGTGTAAACTTTATGCACCTAAATTTTCCTTGCGTTTTGTTGAAAGACAAGGGTTCAGAG CCATTATTCGTATGTTAGCTGAATGCAGCCTGGCTTTTCGAGGAACaaatgaaaaatttggttcactgaaGAATGAGAATATTTTAGGGCTTTCTGAGCACATAAGTCAGTTTGATTCATTTTTGTAA